The following nucleotide sequence is from Catonella massiliensis.
CCTCTGCGCCTGAAAGAGCTGTCTTTACTGCCTTTTTCTTAACATATTTTATAGTTTCTCCGTCATATACATTTATGCTTACCTTATGGCTTGCTTCTGAAACTGCCACCAGGCTTATCACATCTATCCAGATAACTGCTCCGCTCTTGTCTATAACCGCCTTTGCTCCCTCTGTAGTCTGATAGCCGTCTGCTGATACCCTTATAGTGTAGCCGTCTTTTACAGGAAGTACTCCTGTAGTATAATAGCCGTTTGCATTGGTCTTTACTGTACCTATTACTTTATCTGAGTGCAAAAACTCTACTGTAGCATTTGCCACAGGATTTCTCTTTGAATCTACTATATAGCCCTTTACTATGCTTTTTTTAGACTTTTTAAGCATGGCATTGTAGGTGTTGTAGGCTGCATTCAACATCCTTACTTCTTTTTTATCATAAGCCTTCTGCTTTTTCTTATTTATATCCAAATAGCTATACTGCTTTACATCTTTTCTATTTTTATCAGTCTTAAGGCTGATCTCTTCTACATCATTTGCCTTCTTTACAAAACGCCACTTAATCAGGCTGTCATTATTAAAGAAATATCTGTCTCCCGTAAACTCAAAGCTTGCATATACAGGTGTATATATGCTGTCTTTTCTCTGATATACAAAGTTTGGCTTTCCCTTATCATCATAGTAATAATCTGTTATCTCAAGGTCATTTTTCCTATGCTCTATAGAGGTTATTTTGTGCATCTTTCCGGTCTTTGGGTGCTTATATACTTCATACTCTATACGGTTGCCATTTTTCTTATTTATCTGCTCTTTTCTTACAAGCTTGTACTTCTTTATCTGACCATCTTTACTGCTCTTAGTATTGATATCTTCAAGAGTGTAGAAGATTTTCTCGTTCCAATCCGCCTTGTAGTTTCTGGCATTTGGACTCTTGTTCTTCTTGTAAATGTCAATTTTATCTGTCTTTGCTGAGTAAAGCTTGTCTGTTCCTTTGGTCGCTGCAAGTGTATGCTTTGCAGTCTGTTCTGTCATTCCAAACGAGAGGCTTAGTGCCAGTACAAGTGAAAAGACTTGTTTCTTAATTCTTGGTTTCATAGTTTAATCTCTCCTTTAATTTTTTTAAAAATCAAAAGGACTGCCTGAGAATTATTCCTCAAGCAATCCTTAACTTACATGGTTCATCTTTATTTAATTTTTTTAACGCACTAAAACAAAGCAGAGATATGATTAAATTACCCCTGTCTGTCTGTCTGTCTGTCTGTCTGTCTGTCTGTCTGTCTGTCTGTAATAATGTTACTCTTTCTCATTTCCCCTGTCAATCCCCTCACAAGAATTTATTCTATAAATTCTATCACAAATATAAAGAAATTTCAAGGTTTTTATCAATATATATGTACTGTCACACCAAAATTGTAGTTTTTCAACTTAAATGCAACATTATGTGAATAGTGTTACATTTCACTATTTTAAAAAAGCTTTGTGTATATCTCGGGAATCTAGCTTATAATTTTAACTTTTTATTCATAGGCTTTCTCCTCAATTCATCATACATCCAGCTTCTTGTAGATATCACCCCTTGTACCTATGTCAAAGACATATACAAGGAGTTCGTTCCCTATAATACGAAAAATAGCCCTGTAGCCACCTATTCGCAGTCTGAAGATATCGTCGTAGGTCTTTGAATAGAACTTCTTCACATCATAGGATTTAACATTCCCATTATCCTGCGCCATTTCTTCAAACGCTTTAAAAAACCTAAGACCTATCACCTTGTTTTTCTTGATGAATTTTTCAGCAGACTTTGAATACTTAATCTTGTAAAAGTTCATCTAAGTTAAGTTCCTTTCCACTTAAATCATCAAAGTCAATATTCAAAGCCTCAATTTCTTCCTGTTCGTTTTTATCCACATATGCACAATTTGCATTGATATACTCTAATAGGCTCAAATCCTCGCTTTTAGCAATTGCCTTTAAGGCAGTATCTCTTAAAAATTCAGAAAAAGACATGCCGCATTTTTTAGCATAATCATTTATAGTTTCATAAGCTGTAACAGGCAAAGTGATATTTTTTCTAATTGTATTCATAGCATCATCTCCTTATATCCCTATTATACACACTACACACACTATGTCAATTTATTTTTTATGTGATACAAGTGTCAAAAGTATAAAAATTCGATGCAAGCTTGCTTGCAAGAGAATTTATTATCTTTTGACACGCAAAAAATATGAGTAAGTAGCCATTTTTTTTGCAAAAAAATGAGCGGATTACGAATATTTTTGCAAGGATTGCTACAGCGCAGCTGTAGCAATCCTGTATCAATGGGTGTCAAATACTTTTGACACCCACATCTTTATACTCAACTTCTACATATATCAATAGATAAAAGCTGTTAACCTTATTATAATTCCTTTTCTACTTTCTCATAATAAAAATGGCAGCTTCTGAGATTATGCCACATTACTGAGATATACCTCTATCACATTAACAAACATAACCCATCAACTGCCATGATTATTTTAAGATATTTTATTCAGCCAAAAGCTTAAGCACCTCATTACTCCTTGCTATAAACTTAGTCATAGCCTCAGGGGAAAGCTGGCGGTTCGCTATAACTGCAAGGTCGTAAAGCTGTTCACAGAAGAGCTTTACCTTATCATTATCAGCTTCCTCCTTATGGTCAAGAAGATACTTAACCAGCACATTGTTGCTGTTAAGCACAAGAACCTCTCCCATCTCAAAAGGAGAATCTCCCATAGCCCCCATACCATACTGCTTCATCATATCCTGCATCCTGCGTACTTCTTCTGATACGGTTATCATAGAAGAAACATTCTCATTCTTAAGGCTTTCAACCTTAACCTCAAGCTTCTCCTTATCAAGCGCCTTCTTAAATAGCTCCGAAAGGCTCTCTGTCATAGCCTTTACCTCTTCCTCAGGAAGCTCATTCTTTGCAGAAGCATTTACCTTGGAGTCGATACGCTCAAACTTAAGGTCATCATTCTTCATCTCAAGAGCATTGATAAAAGGCTGGTCTATCCTGTGTTCAAGTATAACGGCATTTAATCCATTTTCCCTGAACATGTTGATGTACTGGCTCTGCTCACGCACATCTGTCACATAGTAGATTATCTTCTTAGGCTTCTCCGGCTCAGTCTCTGCACCGTCTTCTTTCTGTTCCTCTTCAGTCTTTTCTTCCTCGACCTTTTCAGGCTCTATAGTCTTTACATAGTCATCAAAGGTTACATACTTGTCGTTTAAGTCCTTAAAGAGGATGAATTCCTTCATCTTCTCCTCAAACTTATCATCCTTTAAGCAGCCGTACTTGATGAAAGGACTGATATCATCCCAGTATTTCTCATAATTTTCCCTGTCTGTCTTGCAAAGCCCTGAAAGCTTCTCAGCCACCTTCTTGGTTATGTAGTCTGATATCTTCTTAACAAATCCATCATTCTGCAATGCACTTCTAGATACATTCAGAGGCAGGTCAGGGCAGTCAATTACACCCTTTAAGAGAAGCAGAAACTCAGGGATGACCTCCTTAATGTTATCTGCTATAAATACCTGGTTGTTGTAGAGCTTAATGGTTCCCTCTGCTGCCTCGTACTCGTTGTTTATCTTAGGGAAGTAGAGGATACCTTTGAGGTTGAAAGGATAGTCCATATTCAGGTGAATCCAGAAAAGCGGTTCTTTATAGTCTCTAAATACCTTTCTATAGAACTCCTTATAGTCCTCTTCACTTACTTCGTTAGGATGCTTAGCCCAAATCGGATGAATATCATTGATTGGCTTTGGAGCCTCTTCCTTCTTCTCTGCCTCCTTGCCATCCACCACCTCAGTCTTTTCAGCCTTAAGCGCATTTGCATTGGTGTAGTAGATTTCAACAGGCATAAAAGAACAGTACTTCTCTAAGATTTCCTTAACCCTGTATTCATTGGCAAATTCGTAACAGTCATCATTTAAGTAAAGTGTAATCTTGGTACCACGCTCCGTCCTGTCGCCATCTTCCATAGTGAAGTCTATGCCCTCGTCTGATACCCAGTGTACAGGCTTTTCTCCCTCTTTATATGAAAGAGTATCTATAGTAACTCTTCTTGCTACCATAAATGCTGAGTAGAAACCAAGTCCAAAGTGCCCTATAATCTGCTCCTCACTTGTCTTGTCCTTATACTGCTCAAGGAAGCTCTGAGCACCTGAAAATGCTATCTGGTTGATGTACTTCTTCACCTCGTCAGCAGTCATACCGATACCGTTATCAATGACAGTTATGGTCTTTGCTTCGCTGTCTGTGATTACATCCACTCTATATTTATTGTCCTCAGGAGCCTTCCACTCCCCTATTCCATCCAACTTTTTAAGCTTGGTTATAGCATCACAGGCATTTGACACCAACTCTCTTAAAAAGATATCGTGGTCGGAGTAGAGCCATTTTTTGATAATCGGAAATATATTTTCCGAAGTAATTGATAATGAACCTTTTTCAATATTTCCCATAGTATATCACCTCGTATATTTATTTGTATTTTTGATATTTAGTCGTTTAAAAGCTAAAAATCGAACAGCTATTAACTGCTCGATTAATATAATAATACTGATTTAAAGCTTTGTCAAGGTTTTGTTAGCACTCTTTTTAATTGAGTGCTAACAAAATATATTTCCTTCATTTTTCGTCAATTATTCACCAAATACAGCCTTATAGTCTGCCTGGAACTTTGCTATCCCCTGGTCTGTAAGAGGATGCTTTGTCATACCTTCAATTACCTTATATGGTATGGTTGCAATGTCCGCTCCTGCAAGAGCACAGTCTGTAACATGGATTGGATTGCGGATGGATGCTGCTATTATCTCTGTTTCATATCCATATATACTAAATACTTCTGCTATCTGGCGGATAAGGTCAATACCCGGCTGATTGATGTCATCCAGTCTTCCAACAAAAGGTGACACATAGGTTGCACCTGCATTGGCTGCAAGTATAGCCTGATTTACGCTAAATACTAAGGTTACATTGGTCTTTATCCCTTCAGTAGCAAGTACCTTAACAGCCTTAAGACCATCTACAGTCATAGGAATCTTTACAACCATGTTCTTATGAATAGCAGCTATCTCTCTGCCTTCTTTTATCATGCCTTCCGCATCGGTGGTTGTAGCCTTAACCTCTCCACTGATTGGTCCGTCTACAATGGAAGCAATCTCTTTAATTACCTCCCTAAAGTCCCTCCCTTCTTTTGCGATAAGAGAAGGATTGGTAGTAACTCCGCAAATAACCCCCATGTCATTTGCTTTCCTTATGTCCTCTACATTGGCTGTGTCCACAAAAATCTTCATAGTATACCCTCCGTTTGATATTTTTAACTTACATTTACCATGGGGTAAATGAGTTTATGCTACTGAGTAAGGCCTATCCATGACTTTATAGTATCATTATTGCATAGAATTTGTGACTTTTCAATAACCTTTGAGGCAAAATTTCATGACTTTTCAATAACTTTTACACCTGATTTTTATGATTTTTCAATATTTCAAGAGCCTGTGACAAATGCAACCACCCTGCCACAGACTCATATTTATCCTTATAACACTTCCACAGCCCTTTTCTCTACCTCTAACCCTGCCTTGTACCTCTCCATATAAGCCTCAAGTCCTGCTGCATCTCTAACATCAGGCTCTATGGTAGTTCCTTTCGCATCCTTAAATATTATCTTTTCCAGATACTCAGAAAGGCTCATGTTATCCTTATTTATGAGGTAAGACGCAAGTACAGCCATTCCCCAAGGGCCTCCCTCTCCTGCAGTATCCATAACCGTAACAGGAGCATTTACTGCTGCTGCAAGGTAGCTTTGTGCAACCAGAGGTGTCTTAAAGAGCCCACCATGCCCCATAATCTTAGTCACCTTAACCTTTTCATCCTTAAGGAGAATATCAAGCCCAATCTTAACCGCTCCAAGTGAAGCATATAGATGAGATCTCATAAAGTTTGCAAGGTTAAACTTACTCTCAGGCATTCTTGCAAACAATGGCCTGCCCTCATTCAGGTGGACTATACCCTCCCCCGAATAATAGCCATAAGAAAGAAGTCCCCCACAGTCCTTATCTCCGCTTAAGGAAGCATTATATAATTTGCCATACAGCTCACCCATATCTGCCTTTATTCCAAAAAGCTCTGCAAATTCCTTGAATATATTCACCCAGGCATTTAAGTCTGAGGTACAGTTATTAGCATGTGCCATAGCTACAGGGTACCCGTCTGGTGTAGTCACCATATCTATCTCTCTGTAAAGCTTTGATAAGCCCTTTTCAAGCACAAGCATGGCAAAAATGGATGTGCCTGCAGATACATTTCCTGTACCTACAGCTACCGAGTTGGTAGCCACCATTCCCGTTCCTGCATCTCCCTCAGGCGGACAAAGAGGTACTCCTGCCTCCAGGTTTCCGCTTTCATCAAGAAATGCTGCTCCCTCAGATGTCAAACTACCTGCATTATCTCCTGCTGAGAGCACCTTAGGAAAGAGCTCCATAAGCTTTACGTGGTAACCCTTATCCAGAACCAGCTTTTCAAAGTCTTTAATCATCTTTTCATTATAATTCCCATTTTCAATAGGAAAAATACCGGCCGCATCTCCTACACCTATAACTCTTTCTCCAGTGAGCTTAAAATGTATGTATCCAGCTAATGTTACAGCAAATTCAAGCTCTTTCACATAGTCCTTCTTATCAAGAACTGCCTGATAAATGTGGGCTATAGTCCATCTAAGAGGTATATTAAAGTTAAAAATCCTGGTCAGTTCATCCGCAGCATCCTCTGTATCGCTATTTCTCCAAGTCTTAAAAGGTGTAAGCAGCATTCCCTCTTTATCAAATGCCATAAGTCCATGCATCATGGCACTTATGCCCATTGAGCCTATTTTTTTCAGGGTAACTCCATACTTTTCTTCTACATTTTTTCTTAGAGAAGTATAGCACTTTTTAAGCCCTGCGTGGATTTCTTCTAAAGGGTAAGTCCATATCCCATCCTTAAGAGAGTTCTCCCAGTCATAGACACCAACACCCAGAACCTCTCCGCTAAAATCAACAAGTACAGCCTTTATCCTGGTTGAGCCAAACTCTATACCAAGGGATGTCCTCCCTTGTTTTATAAGCCTAGACTTCTCACTGCAAATCGCTTCATTTCCCATATTCTCTCCATTTCTTACTTCTGCCCATAGTACGCATTTGGTCCATGTTTTCTTGTAAAATGCTTCTCAAGGTAATGAGCAGGAGCATTTTCCGCCTTAGGATTTACTATCTTAGCAAAGATATCCATCTTGGCTACCTCCTCCATAACTACCGCGTTATGCACAGCGTCAAAAGGTGTCTTTCCCCAGGAAAATGGGCCGTGGCTCTTACAGATGCAGGCAGGAACATAGTCAGGATTGATATTCTTTTCATTAAAGGCCTTTACTATCACAAGACCGGTATTCTTCTCATAATCCTCATCTATCTCCTCCTTGGTAAGATGCCTTATGCAAGGTATATTCCCATAGAAATAGTCGCACTGGGTGGTACCCATGCAAGGTATGTCCTCGCCTGCCTGCGCAAAGCCTACTGCATAAGGAGAATGAGTATGCACTATTCCACCTATATTTGGAAAAGCCTTGTAGAGTTCAATGTGGGTTTTGGTGTCAGAGGAAGGGTTGAGCTCTCCTTCCACCCTGCCTCCATCGAGGCCAACTACAACCATATCCTCAGGTCTTAGTTTATCATATTCCACTCCGCTTGGTTTTATAACCACAAGTCCCTTCTCCCTGTCTATGCCAGATACATTACCCCAGGTAAAGGTAACCAGACCATATTTTGGTAAAAGCATATTGGCTTCGTAAACTCTTTGTTTAAGCTCGTTTAGCATAACGGCCTCCTTATTTCATAAAGAACTTCTGTAAATCAGCTTCTGTGGTGTCATCACCAATTGTAATAAGTTCTGTGCCTGTAAGCCTTGCAAACATAGCTATATCATCCCTTGTAAGCGCTGTAGATACCACCGAGTGATGAGCACCTCCTGCATAGCACCAGGCTGAAGTTCCGATGTTAAAATTAGGTTTGTGTCGGTACATAATCCTTGCCACAGGAAGCTTAGGCATTGGCTTAGGCTGTTTTACAAGTTCTATATCTGCACATATAATTCTAAATCTATCTCCCATATCCACCATTGTTACCTGAATTCCATCTCCAGTAACACCATCAAATACAAGTCTTGCAGGATCATCCTTCCCGCCTATTCCAAGTGGATGAACCTGTATCTCAGGCTTGGTGGCTGCAAATGCTGGTGGAACCTCAAGCATATGAGAAGCAAGCTCAAGCTCCTCTCCCTCTGTAAGGTCATAGGTGTAGTCCTCAATAAAGCCTGTAGCGCCTTCCCTACCCTCAGCCATCTTCATAAGTATAGCTGACATGGCTGATATCTTGTAGTCTCCCTCCGGACCAAAGCCAACACCCTTTGTCATAAGGTTCTGTACAGCAAGTCCCGGAAGCTGCTTAAGCCCGTGTAAATCCTGGAAGGTATCTGCAAAGGCTCCAATTTTATTCTTTTCTAAAAACTTCTCAATAGCTACCTCATACTTTGCCTGCTCACTTACAGCCTCTGTGTTTGTGGTAGCCATAGTGTATTTGTCAGCATATTCCTTCATCTTAGCATCGATTTCTTCTTTTGACACCTTAGCTGCTATATCTACTATATCACCAATTGCGTAATAATTACACTCCCAGCCGTATTTAATCTGGCTCTCTACCCTATCGCCGTCAGTAACAGCAACTTCTCTCATATTGTTACCAAAGGAAGCGACTTTAAGTTTCCTTGAAAATGCTATAGCCTTAGATACCTCTGCAAAACGTTTAATCTTAGCAATTACATTTGAATGCTTGTAAAATCCCGCTGCAACCTCGTGTGTGATTCCCATTCTTGCTAAAATGAGGCATACTCTCTATCGCCGTGTGCAGCCTGATTGAGATTCATAAAGTCCATATCTATACTGTCATAAGGAAGCTTTTCATTTGCCTGAGTATGAAGGTGGAGAAGAGGCTTTCTAAGCTCCTGCAAGCCTTTTATCCACATTTTCGCAGGTGAAAATGTATGCATCCAGGTGATTACACCTACACAGTCATCATCATTTGACACCTTGCGGAGATTATTTATACAAATCTCTGAAGTCTCAACTGTAGGAAGCAGTTCTACCTCTACTATCCCTTTTAGCTTTTCATTTAAGAATTCAGCCATTTCTTTGCTGTCATCTGCCACCTGCTTAAGGCACTCATCACCGTATAAATCCTGTGAACCTACAACAAAATATAACTTTTCCATCATTATTCCCTCCTGTTATTTTTCTATTATGTCCCTTACAGAATTACCATCGTTAAGTACGACGGGAAATCTGTGGGAGTAATTTTTATTCTGCCAATGGCTGTCTGTCAACATTTTTATCAACTTCTTTGCCGCAGTCATCCCTAGCTCAGCCTTTGGGTGCACAGCAGAGTAAATCTTAAGGCTTTCATTTTCTACAAGCCTGGCATCATCAAACGAAACCATTGATAAGTCCCTTGGTACTAATACCCCCTTATCTTTTAAGAAATCCAGATAAGAGTAGGCTATCTCATCATTGTACATTATCATAGCTGTACAATCTTTTGCTTTTCTAAATGTTTTTGCAAATATTTTGTCTCTTTGTTTCTCCGCCATATCCTTAGTTGAGTACCATCTGATATAGTCATCATCAAACTTGACCCCATAGTCCGAAAGACACCCTATAAAACCTTTATACCTCTCCTGACCCTGGATGTCGTCATACTTGAACATCCCTCCTATCCTCTTATGTCCGTTCTTTATAAGGTGTTTGGTCAGCTCATAGCCCGCCTCCGCATCCGACATCTCTATACTGCTAAAGTTCTGATTTGAGTAGTGGTTATGTATGAATATTGTTGGTATTTTCTTTTTCACTATTTCCTTATAAAGTCTTATATTAGGATTTGGAAAGCTTGACTTGGTACCTTCTATTATAAGCCCCGATACCCCTGCTTTTAAAAATCCTTCTAAGTATATAGCCTCATCATTAAGTCTGTTTTTGGTAACCGCCACATCTATGAAATAGCCTTTCTCCTCAAGAACCGACCTGATTCCCTCATACACTTGCGGGAAGAGATAATCTGAAAAGTAGCTAAGAATAAGTCCTATATGCTTCTTTTCCTTGTCACTTTCTGCATTTTTGTAAGAAACAAAGGTGCCGCTTCCTCTTACTCTTGTAATTAGTCCTTCTTGTTCAAGCTGCTTTAGCGCATTCCTTACTGTCTGTCTTGAATAGCCAAATTTCTTCGCAAGCACGTGCTCCGATGGGAACTTCTCCCCATCCTTTATCACTCCGCTAAGAATAAGGGTATGCGCCCAGTTGTAGAGTTTACGATACTTTAGGCTGTCATTTCCGGACTTATCCAAAACATTTGACATAATGAACCACCTCTTTATTTCTTTATTTTCATAATAATATTGTCTACTAAGTAAAGCAAGGGAATTTAATTTTAAAAGTATAAAAGTTGTATTTAAATAGACTTTTTAAAATAATCAAATGAGCATTATCTATATAAATGAATATATCCTATTCCAGTGATTTTTTCAACATTTTCCTCACTTTATCCACAGGTTTAAAGCCCACTATAGCCTATGTTCACTTATTATAAGTTTACATGAGGGGCAAAAGTATTTGGCACGCTATGGTACAGGATTGCCACAGCTTCGCCTATCATAATTCTCATAAAATATGCATTAGTTTACAAAATAAGCCTTAGTTTAATCCATATATTCCATCTTAAATAGTTGAGATTTTAAATACAACTTTGAAGTTGTATTTTATAAAATATGCTGATAGTTCCCACTTGTCTCTCTTAATCCAGAGCTTACTTCTTATTTTTATTACTCCTATAACAACTTGTCAAGGGCTATCCAGTCGTTTACATCATCTTTTGATATTGGTAGTTTCGGTTAGTGTATAATTATAATTGGCGATAGCAAAAAAGGAGGGACTGCCTCCTTTCCAATAGTACATTTTATTTATTATTGATTTGCTAAAAAATAACGAAATGGAAAATAACTGTATGACTAATGCTATCGTAAACTTCTTTATTATTTAAGTTGCTTTATTCATTAAAAAATTTAAACTTTGAAATATCAATTTTATCCGTATCATATTGTATAAGAACAGCTTTCTCATTTTTGCCTAACCTAATATTTTCTATAGAAGACGGCTTGGGATATGCTTCTATTTCACTATCAATCAGACAAAGCTGCAGTATATCCAGTGCCATATTGGCTCCCTCAGCGTAGTTCCTTGCACAAGTATTTGCCTCCGGAATATCAGGGAATGTAATTGATATTCCGTATTTTTCTTCGCTTTTGTCATATTCGTCATAATTAAAAACTGCATAATAACTAACTCTCATAATACCTCCATTCTGCCGGCTTTGAGGCAGAAAAACCTTCACTAAACGCTAACCATATCAGGGTTCGTTTTATAGTATGCTGCCCTTGAAACTTTGCTCTTCATAAGGTAGCCGTGCTTTTCAAGATTGCCTAGAACTCTCTTTCTAAAATAGGTTGAATCACTTACTCCCAAGTATTCAGCTATCTCGGATACCTTATGTGCATTAAGATAACAAAAATTTAGTACCTTTTCATCTAGGTCAGTTCCTTCAGGTACGGGTACAAAGTTCAAACCTTCCACAACATCATTTTCAATACCTCTATCATAAGTCAAATCAGGAAGAACTAGAGTAAAATGATCCGATCTTGAGTAAATATATGGTTTATGTTTTTCATCTGCTGATGCATACTCCTCCACAATCTTATCAAAACCCGTGCCTGCTGCCTCCATTACATTGCAAGCTACCAATACTCCACAAATCAACTCGTTTCTTCTTTTTGAAATAATTCCTGATAAATCATAAGTTTTCCCCAGCTTCTCACCCCTATAAAATCCACCTGGAGAAGATAATTCCAAACGATCCTTAAACATATCAACCTGTATTTGAGTGCCATCCAAATAGTAGTCCCTATGGGCAACCGCATTTATAACACCTTCAAACAAAGCTCTTAAAGGAAATGCATCTATATTTATATGGGTATTATCAAGCTTTACCATACTATGATTCATTCTCATGGTCACAAATTCAATGATATAATCAATGGTCGAGGTAATATTGCCATTAAACCTGTTAATTGTAATAACCCTGTCACTTCCCTTATTAAATCCTGAGAAAACTGAGCACTGTACTTCTGTTTTCTTACCATCATAATTATCCATAAATAAGACTGCACCATTTAATAGGTACCCTTCCTCATTTACAAAGCCAAGTGACTGTAACGCCTTTTCTTTTAGTACTTTACCTTTATTATGTTCTTTATAAAACCTATGAAGATCCAAGAATTTATCTGATTCATATTTTATATCAGAAACCAATATATCATACTGGGTTTTCTTACTTTTAACGCTCATTTCGATTATTTCTTCATAGGTTGCACCGTTTGTAAATCCGTCACGCCGTATAAAAATAGAAGGGATATTTTTATATTTTAATATTACAGGCTTAGCTGCCGATTCATCAATCGCTATCTTAATTATAAAGCGTTCTTTACCATTTACTTTATATCCTATGAAGGATATTTTCATTTGTGGTCTTGGTGTCAAATGTTCATTAACCTGATTGTTGAAGTAGTTCCTTTCATTATCTGCGCCCTTCCTATCAAAACCAATCAACTTATTGGTCTTATCCTCCACTCCAATATAAAAATCTCCTCCGGATGCATTGGCAAATCCTGCAATACTTTTAAGCCAGCCGATAACATCCTCTCTATTTAGGATTGCCTTGCTCTCAAACTTGTCACTTTCAAGCTTCACATCGCCAATTATCTCATCTAAATACATAACGTCACCTCTTTATTTGAACTACTTCAATAATACTTCAAAGTCACTTCAAAGT
It contains:
- a CDS encoding type II toxin-antitoxin system RelE family toxin; the protein is MNFYKIKYSKSAEKFIKKNKVIGLRFFKAFEEMAQDNGNVKSYDVKKFYSKTYDDIFRLRIGGYRAIFRIIGNELLVYVFDIGTRGDIYKKLDV
- a CDS encoding type II toxin-antitoxin system HicB family antitoxin encodes the protein MNTIRKNITLPVTAYETINDYAKKCGMSFSEFLRDTALKAIAKSEDLSLLEYINANCAYVDKNEQEEIEALNIDFDDLSGKELNLDELLQD
- the htpG gene encoding molecular chaperone HtpG — encoded protein: MGNIEKGSLSITSENIFPIIKKWLYSDHDIFLRELVSNACDAITKLKKLDGIGEWKAPEDNKYRVDVITDSEAKTITVIDNGIGMTADEVKKYINQIAFSGAQSFLEQYKDKTSEEQIIGHFGLGFYSAFMVARRVTIDTLSYKEGEKPVHWVSDEGIDFTMEDGDRTERGTKITLYLNDDCYEFANEYRVKEILEKYCSFMPVEIYYTNANALKAEKTEVVDGKEAEKKEEAPKPINDIHPIWAKHPNEVSEEDYKEFYRKVFRDYKEPLFWIHLNMDYPFNLKGILYFPKINNEYEAAEGTIKLYNNQVFIADNIKEVIPEFLLLLKGVIDCPDLPLNVSRSALQNDGFVKKISDYITKKVAEKLSGLCKTDRENYEKYWDDISPFIKYGCLKDDKFEEKMKEFILFKDLNDKYVTFDDYVKTIEPEKVEEEKTEEEQKEDGAETEPEKPKKIIYYVTDVREQSQYINMFRENGLNAVILEHRIDQPFINALEMKNDDLKFERIDSKVNASAKNELPEEEVKAMTESLSELFKKALDKEKLEVKVESLKNENVSSMITVSEEVRRMQDMMKQYGMGAMGDSPFEMGEVLVLNSNNVLVKYLLDHKEEADNDKVKLFCEQLYDLAVIANRQLSPEAMTKFIARSNEVLKLLAE
- the fsa gene encoding fructose-6-phosphate aldolase, yielding MKIFVDTANVEDIRKANDMGVICGVTTNPSLIAKEGRDFREVIKEIASIVDGPISGEVKATTTDAEGMIKEGREIAAIHKNMVVKIPMTVDGLKAVKVLATEGIKTNVTLVFSVNQAILAANAGATYVSPFVGRLDDINQPGIDLIRQIAEVFSIYGYETEIIAASIRNPIHVTDCALAGADIATIPYKVIEGMTKHPLTDQGIAKFQADYKAVFGE
- a CDS encoding xylulokinase; translation: MGNEAICSEKSRLIKQGRTSLGIEFGSTRIKAVLVDFSGEVLGVGVYDWENSLKDGIWTYPLEEIHAGLKKCYTSLRKNVEEKYGVTLKKIGSMGISAMMHGLMAFDKEGMLLTPFKTWRNSDTEDAADELTRIFNFNIPLRWTIAHIYQAVLDKKDYVKELEFAVTLAGYIHFKLTGERVIGVGDAAGIFPIENGNYNEKMIKDFEKLVLDKGYHVKLMELFPKVLSAGDNAGSLTSEGAAFLDESGNLEAGVPLCPPEGDAGTGMVATNSVAVGTGNVSAGTSIFAMLVLEKGLSKLYREIDMVTTPDGYPVAMAHANNCTSDLNAWVNIFKEFAELFGIKADMGELYGKLYNASLSGDKDCGGLLSYGYYSGEGIVHLNEGRPLFARMPESKFNLANFMRSHLYASLGAVKIGLDILLKDEKVKVTKIMGHGGLFKTPLVAQSYLAAAVNAPVTVMDTAGEGGPWGMAVLASYLINKDNMSLSEYLEKIIFKDAKGTTIEPDVRDAAGLEAYMERYKAGLEVEKRAVEVL
- a CDS encoding L-ribulose-5-phosphate 4-epimerase, whose amino-acid sequence is MLNELKQRVYEANMLLPKYGLVTFTWGNVSGIDREKGLVVIKPSGVEYDKLRPEDMVVVGLDGGRVEGELNPSSDTKTHIELYKAFPNIGGIVHTHSPYAVGFAQAGEDIPCMGTTQCDYFYGNIPCIRHLTKEEIDEDYEKNTGLVIVKAFNEKNINPDYVPACICKSHGPFSWGKTPFDAVHNAVVMEEVAKMDIFAKIVNPKAENAPAHYLEKHFTRKHGPNAYYGQK
- a CDS encoding L-arabinose isomerase family protein, producing the protein MGITHEVAAGFYKHSNVIAKIKRFAEVSKAIAFSRKLKVASFGNNMREVAVTDGDRVESQIKYGWECNYYAIGDIVDIAAKVSKEEIDAKMKEYADKYTMATTNTEAVSEQAKYEVAIEKFLEKNKIGAFADTFQDLHGLKQLPGLAVQNLMTKGVGFGPEGDYKISAMSAILMKMAEGREGATGFIEDYTYDLTEGEELELASHMLEVPPAFAATKPEIQVHPLGIGGKDDPARLVFDGVTGDGIQVTMVDMGDRFRIICADIELVKQPKPMPKLPVARIMYRHKPNFNIGTSAWCYAGGAHHSVVSTALTRDDIAMFARLTGTELITIGDDTTEADLQKFFMK
- a CDS encoding GntR family transcriptional regulator; this encodes MSNVLDKSGNDSLKYRKLYNWAHTLILSGVIKDGEKFPSEHVLAKKFGYSRQTVRNALKQLEQEGLITRVRGSGTFVSYKNAESDKEKKHIGLILSYFSDYLFPQVYEGIRSVLEEKGYFIDVAVTKNRLNDEAIYLEGFLKAGVSGLIIEGTKSSFPNPNIRLYKEIVKKKIPTIFIHNHYSNQNFSSIEMSDAEAGYELTKHLIKNGHKRIGGMFKYDDIQGQERYKGFIGCLSDYGVKFDDDYIRWYSTKDMAEKQRDKIFAKTFRKAKDCTAMIMYNDEIAYSYLDFLKDKGVLVPRDLSMVSFDDARLVENESLKIYSAVHPKAELGMTAAKKLIKMLTDSHWQNKNYSHRFPVVLNDGNSVRDIIEK